The following proteins are encoded in a genomic region of Glycine max cultivar Williams 82 chromosome 18, Glycine_max_v4.0, whole genome shotgun sequence:
- the LOC100781140 gene encoding stigma-specific STIG1-like protein 4 has translation MKAILVQTLALVTLLELLVLIPIEGKSTPKTLHQNGTTRVPSSPISPWVKNVVKARSSGCRGRSWVCNQGEFPPRSLCCRNRCVNVTSDRNNCGLCGIRCPFNWKCCGGLCRNINLSIFNCGKCGHRCPFGTLCFFGTCGYA, from the coding sequence ATGAAAGCAATATTGGTACAAACTTTGGCACTTGTGACACTTCTCGAGTTGTTGGTTTTGATCCCAATTGAGGGAAAATCAACACCAAAGACATTGCACCAAAATGGTACTACTAGAGTCCCATCATCACCAATTTCACCATGGGTGAAGAATGTGGTGAAAGCAAGATCATCAGGGTGCCGTGGTAGGTCATGGGTGTGCAACCAAGGAGAATTTCCACCAAGGAGCTTGTGCTGTAGGAACCGTTGTGTGAATGTGACTTCTGATAGGAACAATTGTGGGTTGTGTGGGATTAGGTGCCCCTTCAATTGGAAGTGTTGTGGAGGCTTATGCAGGAACATAAACTTGAGCATTTTCAACTGTGGCAAGTGTGGACATAGATGTCCCTTTGGGACATTGTGCTTCTTTGGGACATGCGGGTATGCATAG